One Pieris napi chromosome Z, ilPieNapi1.2, whole genome shotgun sequence DNA window includes the following coding sequences:
- the LOC125062546 gene encoding BPTI/Kunitz domain-containing protein-like, whose product MGYCRKKHKRQHTRKITTTRDPNVKRLCIQFNQTLKARHKTCFLRPDIGPCRADIIQWYYDVRQSKCYRFFWGGCQGNGNRFDTKKDCHDYCYLDVHNATLKIPYFCSLTFDYGSCFGYYNRWAWDTLSKTCRQHLYSGCGGNQNNFHSYGECIGTCLIPPNNTLSRAHAFTTCIPAINIPEVQ is encoded by the exons ATGG GATATTGCcgtaaaaaacataaaaggcAACATACCCGTAAAATTACAACTACAAGAGACCCTAATGTTAAAAGACTATGTATACAATTTAATCAAACACTAAAGG CCAGGCACAAAACTTGTTTCCTACGACCTGACATTGGGCCCTGTCGTGCAGATATAATACAATGGTACTATGATGTCAGACAGAGTAAATGTTACCGGTTCTTCTGGGGAGGATGCCAGGGCAATGGAAATAGGTTTGACACAAAGAAAGATTGCCATGATTACTGCTATTTAGATGTCCATAATGCTACAC TTAAAATACCATACTTTTGTTCACTGACATTTGACTATGGTAGCTGTTTTGGGTATTATAATCGTTGGGCATGGGACACACTTTCTAA aaccTGCAGACAGCATCTCTACTCAGGCTGTGGAGGTAATCAAAACAACTTTCACTCATATGGAGAATGTATTGGAACTTGCCTTATTCCTCCCAACAATACATTAAGTCGTGCTCATGCCTTCACTACTTGTATACCAGCTATAAATATTCCCGaagtgcaataa